The DNA sequence CCGCGACCGGGTGAAGCGATTCCTCGACGACCCCGCCCCGGAACGCTCGGCCGTGCACTTCACGAGCGGCACCACCGAGGGCCTGCGCACCATCGCCCGTGACTGGCTGCCCGGGCTCCTCGCCGACGGGGACGAGATCGTGGCCCCCGTCGCCGACCACGAGGCCAACATCGCGCCCTGGCTCGAGGTCCAGCGGGAACTGGCCCGGCAGGGCGTCCACATCCACGTGCGGCCGATGCCGTACCAGCGGGCGTCCGGCGACTACGACCACACCGCGCTCGCCCGACTCGCGGGCCCCCGGACCCGGTTCGTCGCCGCGAGCCACGTCCATCACGTGTACGGCGGCAACATGAACATCCACCGCATCCGGCAGGCGGTCGGCCCGGACGCCGTCATCTGCCTGGACGCCGCCCAGAGCGTCGGCCATCTGCCGGTGTCCGTGGCGGACCTGGACGTCGACTTCGTCGTCTTCTCCGGGCACAAGGCCATGGCCCTGCCCGGCACGGGTGCCGTCTGGGCCCGCCAGGCCCGCGGGCCGCAGTTCACGCCGGGCGGCTGGTCGGGCACCCCCAACACCGTCGGCATCGCCTCCCTCGCCGGCGCCCTGGACTGGCTGGACGCGGCCGGCACCGAACGGATCGAGCAGTGGACGGTCGCCCTGGCGGCCCGGCTCACCGACGGTCTGCGCCACCTCGACGCCTACGAGGTTCTCGGCTGCCAGAGCAGCCTGGCCGCCGACTCGTCCGTGCAGCGGCGCCAGGGCATCGTCACCTTCCGGCACCACGCCATCGACTCCGGGGACCTCGGCTTCATCCTCTACAGCCACGGCTTCATGATCCGCTCCGACCAGCACTGCCAGGGCAGCGCGGGGGAGCGCACCGGGTCGGTGCGCGTGAGTCTGCATGTCTACAACACCGCGGAGGAGGTGGACCGGTTGTTGGCCGTCCTTGCCACGCTCGGGTGACGTACCGCCATCAGAGGGAATGGGAACCGTTTCCACCTGTAGGGTCTGCGCAGAACGGTGCGGACGGGTGCGGAACGGCGAGGTGCACGACGGGATGGGGCTGAGCCTGGCGACGGCGGAGCGGTGGGTGGAGCGCTGGGAGCGCCAGCAGCAGCGGTACGCCGTCGACCGCGAGGAACGTTTCACGGTGATCTCCGATGTCGTGGAGCAGGCCGTGACCGGCCGCTCGGGCCGGCCGCTGGTCGTCGACCTCGGCTGTGGTCCCGGGTCCTTGGCGGCCCGGCTGGCCCGGCGGCTGCCGGACGCGGACATCGTGGGCGTGGACATGGACCCGCTGCTGCTGGAACTGGCCCGCACCCATCACGCGGACGCGGCCCGCTATGTCGACGCCGTGATCGGCGAGGAGGGCTGGACGCGCGCCCTGCGCCTCGACCGCCCGCTGGACGCCGCCGTGTCGACCACAGCCCTGCACTACCTCGGCCCCGACGACCTGCACCGCACCTACCGGCAGCTCGCGGCGCTGCTGCGGCCCGGCGGGGTCCTCGTCAACGGCGACCACTTCCCGCACGACGACACCGCGCTCGCCGGACTCGCGGGGTGCGTCGGACACCGACACGCCGAGCGGGGGGACGCCCTGGCGCACGAGGACTGGGACGCCTGGTGGACGTCCGTGGCCGACGATCCCGAGCTGGCCGACCTCCTCGCCGAACGCCGACGCCGATGCCGACGGTGGCAATCGGCCGCCGGAACCGACAGTGCGGCGCACCTGTCCGTGGCCGCGCACGAACGGCTGCTGCGGCAGGCGGGGTTCGGCCATGTCGGGGCGGTCTGGCAATACGGCGACAGTCACGTCGTCGTCGCGATCCGCTGACCCGGGTCGGCCGGCGCTCCCCGGTTACCAAGCACAGCTAAAGGATTCATCAGGCATCTTGACAGCGTGCGTACTGTTTCGCGACGTTTGAGCCTCGCCGCACCGACGTCGGCAAGGTTCGACTTGGGGGGAATGTGGCGAGGCGCCAATAGGCGCTTCTTTGGGGGATTCTGGGGGGAGCGGTCGCCATGCGGTCCACTAGCGCCATCACGATTCACAGACCCGAGGAACTGAACGAGTCGCTGCGCCGGGCGTGGCACCGGGCGATGGACGAGTCGCTTGACTACGCCAACCCGTTCCTGGCGCCGGAGTTCGCGATCGGGGTCGGCAGGTCCCGCGGTGGGGCGCGGGTGGCGGTGCTGCATGAGGACGGGGAGGCCGTCGGCTTCCTGCCCTTCGAGCGCAACGCGTACGGCGTCGGCAAAGCCATCGGCCTGGGCCTCTCCGACTGCCAGGCCTTAGTGCACCGGCCGGGCGTCACCTGGGACACCCGGGAACTGCTGCGGGCCTGCAACCTGTCCGTCTTCGAGTTCGACCACCTCGTCGAGGAGCAGAAGCCCTTCGGCCCGTATGTCACGGGAACGTTTTCCTCTCCCGTGCTCGACCTCAAGCCCGGCGAGGGCAGCTACGCCGACTGGCTGCGCGGCGCCTACCCGGGGCTCGCCAAGACGACGCTGAAGAAGGAGCGGCGCCTGGGGCGGAACGTGGGGGAGGTCCGGTTCGTGTACGACGAGCGCGACCCGCGCGTGCTGCGCACCCTCATGCGGTGGAAGTCCGCCCAGTACCGCAGAACGGGGCGGATGGACCGCTTCTCCAAGCCGTGGATAGTCGACCTGGTCGACCACCTCTTCCAGGTCCGCGAGGAGCACTTCACCGGAATCCTGTCCGTCGTGTACGCCGGAGACCGGCCGGTCGCCGCGCACTTCGGGCCGAGGTCGCGCACGGTGTTCGCGGCCTGGTTCACCGCCTACGACCCCGAGTTCGGCTACTACTCGCCGGGACTGATGATGCATCTGCGGATGGCCGACGCCGCGGGCCGGGACGGTGTGACGGTCATGGACATGGGGCGCGGCGAGAAGGAGTACAAGGACTGGCTCAAGTCCCGTGAGCTGCGGGTGGCCGAAGGGTTCGCGGTGCGCCCGCACCCGGTGGCGGCGGCACACCGGATGTGGCGCAGACCGGTGCGCGGCCTGAGAAACACGGTCCTGGCCCACCCCGGGCTGCGCGAGCCCGCCGACCGGCTGCTGAAGACTGTCGGCACGCTGCGCACCTCGGCCCTGACCCACTCGGGAGGAGCGGGAGCCCGCGCCCGCTGAGCGGCGCCCCGACCCTCGTCCTTCGCCGCCTCGGCGTCGTAGCCCTGGCCCTCGCTGCCTCGGAACCCCCGCACGGGGCCCTCACGATGCCCGCGAGCGCACACCGCCCGTCTCGGGCGGCCCTTCGTCGGACCCTTCCACGGAAGAGGTGACCATGCCGTACGGATCGCGGCTCGCCGCGATGATGACACGGCGCATCGGACGCGAATGCGTCTACACGCCCTCGGCCCGACTCGCCCTGTACCTGGCGCTGCGGCGCTGGTGCCGGCCCGGCGGGCGGGTGTTGATGTCCCCGGTGAACGACGACGTGATCCTCTTCGTCGTCCTCGCCGCCGGACTGCGCCCCGTGCAAGCCCCCGTGTCCCAGTGGGACGGCAACATCGACCCGGCCGCCGTACCGGAGACCACGTGGCGCAACGTGGACGCCGTTCTGACCACCAACCTGTACGGCATGCCGGACCGGGTCGTCGAACTGCGTCGCCGCTGCGACGAGTTGGGGATCCCCCTGATCGAGGACGCGGCGCACGCCATCGGCACGCATGTGGACGGGCAGCCGATCGGCACCTTCGGGCAGGCGGCGGCGTTCAGCCTGTCCAAGCATGTGGCGGGGATGGCCGGCGGTTTCCTCGCCGTCGAAGACGTACGCACCCGACGGGAACTGGAGCTGCTGCGCGACGACCTGCTGACCCCGCGCCGCCTCCGCCACGACCTGACCACCACCCTGCGCCCACTGGCACGGTCCGCCGTACGCTCGCTCCACCTGGTGCGCCCGGTCTGGCGCACGATGCAGCGCCTGGGACTGCTCGAACGCGACGACTTCCGCATGGCCCTGCACGCACCCCGCCTCGCCGGCAGCGCACGCCATGCGCCGAGCCTCGCCGCGTACGAGCCCTGGGTTCGGGTCGACCTGCACGGCTTCCGCTCCCGCCACGGGGCCCTGGTCCGTGGGCAGTTGGAGCTGCGGATGGCCCTGCTGGACGGTGACCTCGCCCGGCGCAGGGCCGGTGTCTCGCTGCTGGCGGGCACCACCTGGGCCACCCCGGCCCTGCGCGAGCGGACGGCACACCACGGCTCTCCGGGACTGTTCCGGGTGCCGCTCCTGGTCCACGACCGCAACGCCCTCGTGACCCGCCTGGTGGACCACGGCGTGGTCACCGGCTACGTCTACGACCCGCCGCTCGACGACTACGCGGGCGCCGAGTTCGTCGAACCGTCCCCCGACCCCTCGGCCGCGCGCTGGTTCGCGGCACACACCCTGCCGGCCGACCCCCTCCTGGCCCGCAGGATCTCCGACGCCCTGACGAAGGAGCTGGTGACCCCGGCTCACCCTCCGATCCCGGCCAGGACACCCGAACCCGACACCACCACGACGACTCCACCCACACCCCTGGGCCAGTAGCCAGTAGAGAGGTCAGGAGAGGGGCCGGCACAGAGGCCGGGGGAGAACGGGCGGCTCGTCCGGCAGCGCGCCGCCCGGCCCCACCTTGCCTACCCTGGACGTGTGGCTCGGTCGAACGACGAGGTCGCCGCGCTGTTCCAGGAGTACGCGGATCTGATCTCCATCACCGGAGGAGACGCGTTCAGGGCACGTGTCTACGAGAAGGCCGCCCGGGCGATCGGGGGCCACCATGCCGACGTGTCCACGCTCGACGTCAAGGCCCTCAAGGAGATCCCCAACGTCGGCAAGTCGATCGCCGAGAAGGTCGTCGAGTACTTCTCCACCGGCAGCGTCCCGGCCGTCGAGGAACTACGGGCGAAGATCCCCGCCGGGGTCCGGCAGCTGACCGCCATCCCCATGCTCGGCCCGAAGAAGGCACTGGTCATCTACCAGGAGCTGGGCATTTCCACGACCGAGGAGCTCGCCGACGCCATCCACGAGGAGCGGCTGCGCGACCTGAAGGGCTTCGGGCCGAAGACCGAGGAGAACATCCTCCACGGCATCGCCCTGCTCCAGTCCGCCGGAGACCGCGTCCTGATCGACGCCGCCATGAGCCTCGCCGAGGACATCGTCGCCGAGATGTCCCAGGTGACCGGCTGCAAACGCTGCTCCTACGCCGGCTCGCTGCGCCGCGTCCGCGAGACGATCGGCGACATCGACATCCTCGTCGCGGCGGGGAAGGCGGAGCCGATCATGCGGGCCTTCACCGAGCTGCCGTACGTCTCGGAGGTGATCGCGCACGGCACGAAGAAGACGTCGATCCGCACGGACAGGGGCCTCCAGGTCGACCTGCGCGTCGTACCGCCGGACTCCTGGGGCGCGGCGATGCAGTACTTCACCGGGTCGAAGGCCCACAACATCCGCACCCGGGAGATCGCCGTCCGCCAGAAGCTCAAGCTCTCCGAGTACGGGCTCTTCGACACGGAGACCGGCAAGAAGATCGTCTCCGAGACCGAGGAGGACGTGTACGCCCGGCTCGGCCTGCCCTGGATCCCGCCCACCCTGCGTGAGGACCGGGGCGAGATCGAGGCCGGACTGCGCGGCGAGCTGCCCGACCTGATCCAGGAGAAGGACATCCGGGGCGACCTGCACACCCATACCGACCTCACCGACGGGCTCGCCCCGCTGGAGGAGATGGTCGCCGCGGCCGCCGAGCGCGGCTACGCCTACTACGCGGTGACCGACCACGGCCCGGACATGGCCATGCAGCGGATGACCGACGAACGGATCCTGGCCCAGCGCGAACGCGTCCGCGAGCTCGACGGGGAGTACGGCAAGCGGGGCAAACGGTCCGGGATGCGGGTGCTGCACGGCGCCGAGCTGAACATCGGCCCCGACGGCGACGTGGACTGGCCACAGGAGTTCCTCGCCGGCTTCGACCTGTGCGTGGCCTCGGTGCACTCGCACTTCAACCAGGGGCGCGAGGCGCTGACCCGGCGGATCGTCCGGGCCTGCGAGAACCCGCACGTCCACATCATCGGCCACCCCACCACCCGACTCATCGGCAAGCGCCCCGGCATCGATGTGGACCTCGACGCCCTGTTCGCCGCGTGCGCGAGCACCGGCACGGCCATGGAGATCAACTCCCATCCCGACCGGCTGGACCTGCGCGACGAGGACATCCTGCGGGCCAGGCGGCACGGCGTGAAGTTCGCCGTCGACAGCGACGCCCACGCCGTCCCGCATCTGGCCAACCTGCGCTACGGCGTGGGCACGGCCCAGCGCGGCTGGCTCACCGAGGACGACGTGATCAACACCTGGCCGCTGACCCGGCTGCGGCGCTTCCTGAACAAGGGGTGACCCCGCCCCAGGGGCTCACAGAAAGGGCGTGCCCGAGTCGACTCCGGACAGGACCCGGCCGTAGATCTCCAGATTGGTCGCGGGATTCACGAACGCGTGAAGAGTCAGTGCGTGCAGATCGCGCACCGCCCGCTGGATCGGCACGTCCCGGTGCAGGGACGACGCCCCGGCCGCGGACCCGAGCAGATCGACAGCCTCCTTGCACAGCCGCGCCACATAGCCGCTCTGCGCCCGGATCCTGGCCCGCTCCTCGGGCGTGTACGGCTCGCCCGACTCGGCCCGCGACTCGATCAGGGCCACGAAGTCGGCGGTCAGCAGCTCGGCGCAGGAGATCTTCATGGCCGCCTCGGCCGCCTGGAGGTGGGTGACCGTGGCCTCGTTCTGGCGCTGGTGGAGCGTGTAGGTGATGCCCCGCCGCCGGCTGCGCTCGGTGAACTCCGCCAGGGCGGACCGGGCCAGGCCGAGCGCGTTGGGCGCCGCCCACACGCAGAACAGCAGCAGGACGGGCATCCGGTAGAACGGGTCGTCGGCATTGGTCTTCGACCCGATCTCGCCCGCCAGCAGCGGCCCGACCGGCAGGACCCGATGGGCCGGTACGAAGACGTCCCGCGCCACGACGCTGTCGCTGCCGGTTCCGGCCAGCCCCGACACGTACCAGTCGTCCAGAATCTCCAGCTCGGCCATCGGTACGGCCGTCCACAGCAGCTCCGGCGGCCCCTCACCCGACTCGGACTCGACGCGGACCGTCAGCAGGTGCCAGTCGGCGTCGTGGCAGCCGGTGGCGAAGCCCGAGGTGCCGTTGACCAGGTAGCCGCCGTCCGAGCGGACCGCCGTCGCGTCCGGCACGAGGGTGCCGCCCACCTTCGTGTCCGGGTTGGTGAAGATCTCGTCCTGCGCCTCGTCGGGGAAGAGTGCCGCGATGTAGGAGCAGCCGGCCTGGATCACCGTCTTGAACGCCGTCGAGCCGCACGCCGAGGCGATCTCGGCCACCGCGTCGACCTGGGTGCCCAGCCGGCTCTGGTGGCCGCCGTACCGCCGGGGGACGTTCATCCGGTGGATGCCGGCGTCCGTCAGCGCCGCCGCGACCTCGGGGGTGACCCGCCGCTCCTGCTCGGCGCGCAGCGCGTGTTCGCGGACGAGTGGGCGCAGGGCGCGGACGCGGTTGACCAAATCGGTATCGGTGCCGGCTGCTGTCATCGGTGACCTCCCGAGCACGACGAGCCATCACCGTGACGCGGATGGCCGGCACTGTCAACGGGCCGTCTGGAGAGGGGGGTTGAAGCGCGCCAAAGCCCTGTCGGCCCTGTGGTCTTCGTTCGTTTGAGCGGCGGTCGAAAAGGGGAGCGTGCGGGAGGCGGACGGGGCCGGACGGGTCGGGCTTTGCTCATCTCGCCGCAGAGGGGTTGTCCTTACATTCCGTCCCTGCCTAGGGTCGCCCTCGAAGTGCAAGCGCTTTCTGAGCGGGCTGTCCGCCGTACGAGGAGAACTGCATGTCCCCAAGCCCCGCCCGCCGCCGCGTCGCGGTGATCGGCACCGGCGCCATCGTCAGCGGCAGCCATCTCCCCGCGCTGAGATCCCACCCCGACCGGGTGGAGCTGGTCGCCGCCGTCGACGTGGACCAGGCCCGGCTGAACGCCTTCCGGGAGCTCGCGGGCGAGGACGTCGCCGGGTACACCTCGACCGGCGAGATGCTGGACGCCGTACGCCCCGACCTGGTCCTGATCGGCACGCCGCCGTCGCTGCACCGGGAGCAGACGGTCGCCGCGCTCAAGGCGGGCGCCTGGGTGCTGTGCGAGAAGCCGCTGTGTCTGTCGCTCGCCGAGTACGACGACATCGCGGCGGCCGAGGAGGCGTCGGGGGCGTACGCGTCCGTGGTCTTCCAGCACCGCTACGGCTCCGGCGCCGTGCACGCCCGTGAGCTGATCGCGAGCGGTGAGCTGGGCACCCCGCTGGTCGCGCACTGCCAGACGACCTGGCACCGGGACGCCGCGTACTACGCGGTGCCGTGGCGCGGGCGCTGGGCCACCGAGGGCGGCGGGCCGACGATGGGGCACGGCATCCACCAGTTCGACCTGCTGCTGCACCTGCTCGGCCCATGGGCGGAGATACGGGCCATGGCCGCGCGCCTGGTGCACGACACCGAGAGCGAGGACGTCTCGACGGCCCTCGTACGCTTCGAGAACGGCGCCCTGGCCACCGTCGTCAACAGCGTGCTGTCCCCGCACGAGGTGAGCCGCATCCGCGTCGACTGCGCGGACGGCACGGTCGAGCTCACCCACCTGTACGGCCACCGCAACGACGACTGGGTCTACACCCCGGCCCCGCACGTCCCCGCCGAGCGCGCCACCGCCTGGCGCACCCCCGCGGCGGACCTGCCCAGCTCCCACACGGCACAACTCGGCGCTCTCCTCGACGCCTACGACAACGGTGTCCGGCCGCCCGGCAGCGGCCCCGACGCCCGGACCACCCTCGACTTCGCCGCGGCCCTCTACAAGGCCGCGTTCACGGGAAACCCGGTGCACGCGGGCGAGATCCGGCCCGGCGATCCCTTCTACCCGGCCATGCACGGTGACCACCCCCACTGGGCCCCCAAGGAGCGCGTATGAGCATCCGCGTCACCCACGCGCACGGCGACCACATCGCCGTCACGGCCGCGAACGGCACGGAGATCCTGCGGTACGTCTACCGCCCCGACCCGGAGGCGTTCGAGTCCCGCAAGCCCTACGCCCACCCCGTGCGCACCCTCGCCGGGCACACCGTGACCGGCTACCGGCCCAACGACCACCGCTGGCACAAGGGCCTGCAGATGACGGCGAGCCATCTGTCGGGGCAGAACTTCTGGGGCGGCAACTGCTACGTCCACGGCGAGGGCTATCTGCCGCTGCCCGAGCGGGTCGGCTCCATGCGGCACGACGGTTTCACCGAGTTCACGGTCGAGGACGACCGGCTCGCCTTCAGCGAGGAGCTCACCTGGGTCGAGAACGGCGGCGAGGAGTGGGCGCGCGAGGTGCGCGGGCTGACCGTCCACTCGGTGGACGAGGAGTCCGGCGCCTGGACCCTGGACTGGTCGATCCGGCTCACCAACGTCCGTGCCGATCCCCTGGCGTTCGGCTCGCCCACCACCGCCGGCCGTGAGATGGCCGGCTACACCGGGCTCCAGTGGCGCGGCCCCCGGGACTTCACCGGCGGCACCGCCTTCGGCCCCGACCTCGACGGGGGAGCGGGCTCGGACGCGGGCAAGCTGATGGGCACACAGGGCCCGTGGCTCGCGTTCACCACCGAGCACGACGACATCGACGGGCACTCCACGCTCGTCTTCGCGCACGCGCCCGAGAACCTCGACGAGCAGGCCGCGATCCACGAGTCCCACTGGTTCGTGCGCTCCGAGCCGATCCCGACGGTGGCGTTCTCCTGGGCGTTCTTCGAGGAGTTCGAGCTGCCGCCGGGCGAGTCCTTCGCCTACCGCTACCGGGTGGTCGTCGCCGACGGTGCCTGGGACCGGGAGCAGGTGGGTGCTCACCTGGAGGGGTTGCCGTGGTGAAGCCGAACCTTCCGCATCCGCTGCCCGGCGCCGTCGGTCTGTCCCACCTCAGCGCCTATGACTGGGAGGCCGCCGACGGTGTGTGCGGCGGCAGCCCGCATCTGCACCTGGTGTGCACGGAGGCGTACGTCGTCACCGGCGGCCGAGGAGCCGTGCAGACGCTGAGCCCGGACGGCTACCGGGACATCCCCCTGCAGCCCGGCTCGGTCGCCTGGTTCACGCCGGGGACCGTGCACCGTATGGTCCAGGGCGGCGACCTGCGCATCACGGTGCTGATGCAGAACAGCGGGCTGCCCGAGGCCGGGGACGCGGTGTTCACCTTCCCGCCCGAGGTGCTCGCCGACCCCGAGAAGTACGCCGCCGCGGCGGCCCTTCCGCCCGGCACGGGACCGGAGACGGCGGCTGCCGCGCGTCGCCGCCGGGACCTCGCCGTCGAGGGGTACCTCGCGCTGCGCGAGGCGCTCGTCGCCGGTGACAACGGCCCGTACGCCGAGTTCCAGCGCGCCGCCGCGCGGCTCGTGCGCGCCAAGGTGCCGAACTGGCGGGAGCTGTGGCGGGCCGGCGCCCTGGCCACGGCCGAGCGCACCCGCGCCCAGCTCGAAGCGCTGGAGGCGGGCGAGCCCGCGTATCTCGCCGACGCGACCGCGTACGAGACCGCGCCCACCAGACTCGGCGGCTTCGGCATGTGCGGGCGCCGCGACGAGTACAACCTGCCCGGGACGACGCTGCCTTACGGCGGCGAGTAGCGGCCGGCGCATCTCAGGCCGGCGGGGAGCAGGCCAAGGGGGGCCGAGGGGGGCCAACAGAAAGCCCGAGGAAAGGAGAGGTGACCTCGGCATGCCCGGACACAGGACAAAGGGGTTCTGCGCGTCGGCCGCCGCACTCGTGCTCTGCGCGATGGTGGCCGGCTGCGGCGGATCCGGAGAGTCGGTCGGCAGCGGCAAGGTCGTGCTGCGCTACACGTGGTGGGGCAACCCCGACCGCGCGGAACGCACCGAGAAGGCAGTCGCCCTGTTCGAGAAACAGCACCCGAACGTCCAGGTGCAGACGTCGTTCTCGGCCTACGACGCCTACAAACAGAAGCTCGCCACCCAGGCGGCGGGCGGCGACGCCCCGGATGTGATGCAGCTCGACTACCGGCAGATCGACCAGTACGCCTCGGGTGACGTCCTGCTCGACCTCGCTCGGCAGAAGGCCGTACTGCGCACCGGTGAGATCGACGCGGGCCTGCTCGCGACCGGGCGGCTGGACGGCACGCAGTACGCGATCCCGCAGGGCCGCGGCACCGAGACCGTCGCCTATGACGTCAAGGCGTGGAAGGAGTCCGGCGTTCCGCTCCCGGGCGGGAGCTGGACCTGGAGCGAGTGGGCCGACGCCATGCGGGCCCTGACGGAGAAGACCGGCAAGCCCGGCGCCACCGACCCCGGGCAGAGCGAGGACTGCTTCGAGGTCTGGCTGCGCGGCCAGGGCAAGTCCCTCTACACCAAGGACGGCGGGCTCGGCTTCACGGCCGGCGACCTGACCCGCTGGTGGACCTTCACCGACGGGCTCCGCCGCGAGGGCGTCGTCTCGCCCGCCGAGCAGACCACCCAGCTCGACGGCTCCGTGGAGAACACCCCGCTGGGGCGCGGCGAGGCCATCTCCGACTCCAACTGGGACGCACCGGCGAGCGGTTTCCTCGCCCTCATACCGAGCGGCGTCGCGCTCGCGCCGATGCCGTCCGGAGAGGACGGCACCCCCGGCCAGTACTTCAAGCCGTCGATGTTCCTCGGGGTCGGCGCCAGCACCGCCCATCCGAAGGAGGCGGCGCAGCTCGTCGACTTCCTCATCAACGACGAGAAGGCGGCTCAGATCCTCGGCGCCACCCGCGGCATCCCCGTCAACGAGTCCATTCGCAAGGCGATCGAGCCGCAGCTCAAGGACTTCGACCGGACGATCGCCGACTACCAGGCGTTGCTGGAGGGCTCTCTCAAGGACCCGCCGCAGGCCCCGCCCTCGGGCGACAACGCCCTGCAGACCACCTTCCAGCGCGACTACGACCAGGTGTCGTACGAGCGCATGTCGCCGAGCGAGGCGGCCGAGAACTACGTCACCGAGGCGAAGGCGGAGCTGAGGTCATGACCACCACCGACATCTCCGCGCCCGCCGCCGGGAAAGCGCGGGCCACCCCGGTCCCGAAGCGCCGGCCCAGGCGCGAAGCACAGGGCCCCGCCTGGGTGTTCCTCTCTCCATGGGTGCTCGGCGCGCTCGTCCTGACCCTGCTGCCCATGGCCGTGTCGCTGTACCTGTCCTTCACCGACTACGACCTGTTCAACCCGCCGCGCTGGGTGGGCCTGCGCAACTACGTCCAGATGTTCACCGAG is a window from the Streptomyces sp. NBC_00299 genome containing:
- the polX gene encoding DNA polymerase/3'-5' exonuclease PolX, producing MARSNDEVAALFQEYADLISITGGDAFRARVYEKAARAIGGHHADVSTLDVKALKEIPNVGKSIAEKVVEYFSTGSVPAVEELRAKIPAGVRQLTAIPMLGPKKALVIYQELGISTTEELADAIHEERLRDLKGFGPKTEENILHGIALLQSAGDRVLIDAAMSLAEDIVAEMSQVTGCKRCSYAGSLRRVRETIGDIDILVAAGKAEPIMRAFTELPYVSEVIAHGTKKTSIRTDRGLQVDLRVVPPDSWGAAMQYFTGSKAHNIRTREIAVRQKLKLSEYGLFDTETGKKIVSETEEDVYARLGLPWIPPTLREDRGEIEAGLRGELPDLIQEKDIRGDLHTHTDLTDGLAPLEEMVAAAAERGYAYYAVTDHGPDMAMQRMTDERILAQRERVRELDGEYGKRGKRSGMRVLHGAELNIGPDGDVDWPQEFLAGFDLCVASVHSHFNQGREALTRRIVRACENPHVHIIGHPTTRLIGKRPGIDVDLDALFAACASTGTAMEINSHPDRLDLRDEDILRARRHGVKFAVDSDAHAVPHLANLRYGVGTAQRGWLTEDDVINTWPLTRLRRFLNKG
- a CDS encoding GNAT family N-acetyltransferase, with the translated sequence MRSTSAITIHRPEELNESLRRAWHRAMDESLDYANPFLAPEFAIGVGRSRGGARVAVLHEDGEAVGFLPFERNAYGVGKAIGLGLSDCQALVHRPGVTWDTRELLRACNLSVFEFDHLVEEQKPFGPYVTGTFSSPVLDLKPGEGSYADWLRGAYPGLAKTTLKKERRLGRNVGEVRFVYDERDPRVLRTLMRWKSAQYRRTGRMDRFSKPWIVDLVDHLFQVREEHFTGILSVVYAGDRPVAAHFGPRSRTVFAAWFTAYDPEFGYYSPGLMMHLRMADAAGRDGVTVMDMGRGEKEYKDWLKSRELRVAEGFAVRPHPVAAAHRMWRRPVRGLRNTVLAHPGLREPADRLLKTVGTLRTSALTHSGGAGARAR
- a CDS encoding DegT/DnrJ/EryC1/StrS family aminotransferase, with amino-acid sequence MPYGSRLAAMMTRRIGRECVYTPSARLALYLALRRWCRPGGRVLMSPVNDDVILFVVLAAGLRPVQAPVSQWDGNIDPAAVPETTWRNVDAVLTTNLYGMPDRVVELRRRCDELGIPLIEDAAHAIGTHVDGQPIGTFGQAAAFSLSKHVAGMAGGFLAVEDVRTRRELELLRDDLLTPRRLRHDLTTTLRPLARSAVRSLHLVRPVWRTMQRLGLLERDDFRMALHAPRLAGSARHAPSLAAYEPWVRVDLHGFRSRHGALVRGQLELRMALLDGDLARRRAGVSLLAGTTWATPALRERTAHHGSPGLFRVPLLVHDRNALVTRLVDHGVVTGYVYDPPLDDYAGAEFVEPSPDPSAARWFAAHTLPADPLLARRISDALTKELVTPAHPPIPARTPEPDTTTTTPPTPLGQ
- a CDS encoding Gfo/Idh/MocA family protein → MSPSPARRRVAVIGTGAIVSGSHLPALRSHPDRVELVAAVDVDQARLNAFRELAGEDVAGYTSTGEMLDAVRPDLVLIGTPPSLHREQTVAALKAGAWVLCEKPLCLSLAEYDDIAAAEEASGAYASVVFQHRYGSGAVHARELIASGELGTPLVAHCQTTWHRDAAYYAVPWRGRWATEGGGPTMGHGIHQFDLLLHLLGPWAEIRAMAARLVHDTESEDVSTALVRFENGALATVVNSVLSPHEVSRIRVDCADGTVELTHLYGHRNDDWVYTPAPHVPAERATAWRTPAADLPSSHTAQLGALLDAYDNGVRPPGSGPDARTTLDFAAALYKAAFTGNPVHAGEIRPGDPFYPAMHGDHPHWAPKERV
- a CDS encoding class I SAM-dependent methyltransferase; this encodes MGLSLATAERWVERWERQQQRYAVDREERFTVISDVVEQAVTGRSGRPLVVDLGCGPGSLAARLARRLPDADIVGVDMDPLLLELARTHHADAARYVDAVIGEEGWTRALRLDRPLDAAVSTTALHYLGPDDLHRTYRQLAALLRPGGVLVNGDHFPHDDTALAGLAGCVGHRHAERGDALAHEDWDAWWTSVADDPELADLLAERRRRCRRWQSAAGTDSAAHLSVAAHERLLRQAGFGHVGAVWQYGDSHVVVAIR
- a CDS encoding PmoA family protein produces the protein MSIRVTHAHGDHIAVTAANGTEILRYVYRPDPEAFESRKPYAHPVRTLAGHTVTGYRPNDHRWHKGLQMTASHLSGQNFWGGNCYVHGEGYLPLPERVGSMRHDGFTEFTVEDDRLAFSEELTWVENGGEEWAREVRGLTVHSVDEESGAWTLDWSIRLTNVRADPLAFGSPTTAGREMAGYTGLQWRGPRDFTGGTAFGPDLDGGAGSDAGKLMGTQGPWLAFTTEHDDIDGHSTLVFAHAPENLDEQAAIHESHWFVRSEPIPTVAFSWAFFEEFELPPGESFAYRYRVVVADGAWDREQVGAHLEGLPW
- a CDS encoding aminotransferase class V-fold PLP-dependent enzyme, giving the protein MTLPWTDTQSRTFIEELGAWQRALRSRFPIITAHPELAYLDSAATAQKPQDVLDTVHTYLTTTNANAGRGTYPWANRTTALVEQARDRVKRFLDDPAPERSAVHFTSGTTEGLRTIARDWLPGLLADGDEIVAPVADHEANIAPWLEVQRELARQGVHIHVRPMPYQRASGDYDHTALARLAGPRTRFVAASHVHHVYGGNMNIHRIRQAVGPDAVICLDAAQSVGHLPVSVADLDVDFVVFSGHKAMALPGTGAVWARQARGPQFTPGGWSGTPNTVGIASLAGALDWLDAAGTERIEQWTVALAARLTDGLRHLDAYEVLGCQSSLAADSSVQRRQGIVTFRHHAIDSGDLGFILYSHGFMIRSDQHCQGSAGERTGSVRVSLHVYNTAEEVDRLLAVLATLG
- a CDS encoding flavin-dependent monooxygenase; amino-acid sequence: MTAAGTDTDLVNRVRALRPLVREHALRAEQERRVTPEVAAALTDAGIHRMNVPRRYGGHQSRLGTQVDAVAEIASACGSTAFKTVIQAGCSYIAALFPDEAQDEIFTNPDTKVGGTLVPDATAVRSDGGYLVNGTSGFATGCHDADWHLLTVRVESESGEGPPELLWTAVPMAELEILDDWYVSGLAGTGSDSVVARDVFVPAHRVLPVGPLLAGEIGSKTNADDPFYRMPVLLLFCVWAAPNALGLARSALAEFTERSRRRGITYTLHQRQNEATVTHLQAAEAAMKISCAELLTADFVALIESRAESGEPYTPEERARIRAQSGYVARLCKEAVDLLGSAAGASSLHRDVPIQRAVRDLHALTLHAFVNPATNLEIYGRVLSGVDSGTPFL